ATTGCCGCCTAAACTTTCGGCGCGACGACGCATATTGATCAGTCCGTGCCCATCGCTTGATTCATTGATTGCAAAGCCTCGCCCATCATCTTCAAGGATTAAAACAAATTGATGGCGTTCGCTGCGAAAGTTGATGTTGATACGCTGACAAGCGGAATGGCGCACCGCATTATTGAGCGCCTCTTTAAAAATCAAAAATAGATCACGGCGAATCTCTGACCCCAGTTTGATGTTAGCTTCACTTTCGGGAGCTTGAAAATTACAAGCGATGCCACGCGAAGGCAACAGGTCTTCTGCGAGTCGCCGCATTCGTCCGATTAAATCAAACAGGCTGTCTTTTCTGGGATTGATTGCCCAGACGATGTCGCTCATTGAGGAAACCGATTCGCGCGAAATGTGGGCGATAGCAGAGAGCGGATTTTCCAAAGCCCTTGCTCCGGGGCTTAACTGCGCGTTGGCGACTTCGCTCAAAATCGCAATCCGGGTTAAGTTCGCGCCGATGTCGTCGTGTAAATCGGCGGCGATGCGCGTGCGCACACGTTCTAACTCCAGCAGCCGATTGACGCGATAACGGATGAGCGTGTAAATCAATAGACCGAGCATCAATGCCGCAAGCGTCAAAAACCACCAGCGTTGCCAGACGGGCGAAAGCACACGAAATTCAATCGTGGCGGGCGTTGGGCTAACCAGACCATCAGAGTTGATGGCGCGCACCAGAAAGCGATAATCGCCTGGTTTAAGGCTCGCATAATTTACTGTGCGTTGGGTGGTGAGGGGTTGCCAATCGTTATTTGCGCCTTCGAGTTTGTATTGATACTGAACCAAATCGCCCGCTGCAAAGGTGAGACTGCCGAATCCGATTTCAAGTTGATTGCGATTGGGAGCAAGTTCAAGCCCGCTCATCGCCGTTTCGCCGATTTCTGAAATCCGCCGTACTTCTCCAAAAACCTTAATTTCATTGATAAAAATCGGCGGAACGGTTTGCGCAGACGGGGATTGCGGCAACAAACGTGATACCCCCGTGCTTGTGCCGAACCAAAATGCGCCGCTGCGGTCACGGTAGATCATATTGACCTGGTCGTTTGCCAAACCATCACTTGAGGTAAAGCGTTTTACATTGCCGGTATCGAAATTGATGTAATTCAAGCCGCGATTGGTCGCCACATAAAATTGATTGGGTCGGTCTTCGGCAAGACAAAGCACCGTATCGCTTGCCAGTCCGTTTGCGGTTGTGTAGCGAGTGATTTGCAGAATGTCTGCCGAAGGATTTTCAATTTTGCTTAACCCACTTTCAGTGCCGACTACCCAGAGCCGCCCTTGCGAGTCGGAAAGGAGTTGGCGGATTTCGCCTGAAGGCAGGCCATCTGCTGCCGTAAATGAGGTGAACCGCCCGTTGGCATAGCGCGCAATGCCGCCCAGAACAAAGCCTACCCACAGGTTGCCTGCATGGTCTTCGCGCATCGTTACAGGGAAATTTCCGGCAGGTAAGCCATCTGCTTCCGAGAAAATTTGGAATTTGCCGCTGGTTCGTTGCCAGCGGGCGATTTGCGTTTTACCGCCAATGGCTATCCATAAATCTCCGCTCTTGTCTTCGTAAGCGCTGACCAGATAATTGACCGGCAATCCGTCTTTGACGGTGTAATGCGCGATAGGCGGTGTATTGAATAGTTCTTCCAATCGAGCGGTTTTGGCGAAACGATACAGTCCGTTTAGCGTCGGCCACCACCATTCGCCTTGATGGTCTTGAAAGGGCAGTTGTCGAAGGTATTCAAAAGAAGATACGCCATAAGGGCGCGGCTTTACCTGTCGCGACACAAACCGGCGACCATCGAATTTGTCAAAAAACATGGTCTGCGAATTCAGCAGGGTACAGACACCGATTTCACCGCTATGGGTTTCGCTGATGAAATGGACATCGCGAAAACCCAAACCATCGGCTTCCGTATAGGTGGTAAAACCGTTATGCGCCAGTTGAACGGCTCCATGCGCCGTGCCAATCCACAAATTGCCGCTGCGGTCTTCATTGAAAGACCAGACGCGCAAATCGCGCAGATTTTCGGAACCAAGCCATTTGCGAAAACGCTTTTCCCCTTTGAGAAATTCATAAACGCCGCAATCGGCTCCCGTCCACAATCTGCCGTCTTGTCCTGTAAACACGGCATTCAATGGCGCGCAAGCGATTCCGTCTGTCACTCCAAAATGTTTGATAACCGGCGAAGACGTTGAAGCGGAGGTTTGCGAAATTTGCCAAAGCCCTGAACGCGCGCCTGCCCAAATGTGTTGTTGACTGTCAATGGTTATTGCCATCGAATTCTGAATCGATAGATATCCATTGCCAATCAATGTCTCGGTTCGACCATCAGCAAAGAGGCGAAAAATATGGTTGCGCGAGGCTATCCACAATGTGCCCGCTTGATCTGCAAGAATGCCGCGAATCCGATGGTCTTCCGGGTCAGAGCTACGAATACCAAGATCAATCGGTCGAAACGTCAGTTGTCGATTGCTGATTTCGATGCGGTATAACCCGCGACGCGTGCCGCACCAGATGCGCCCAGCCGGGTCTTCATATAAAACTTTGATGGTTGCTGCGCGTTCATCCACATTCGGGCGATAGACTGAAAACATTGGTCGGGTATTTGCAAAGTCGGTGATTTTCTCCTGTGGCAAAGGGACGCCTTGCGGGTCAAACAGACAAAGCCCTGCGCCGGTAGCGACCAAAAAAACTCCCTCACGAGTTTCCAGAAAATCGTCTACCCAGTTGATTGGCAAACCTTGTTGAGTGGTGTAATTGGTAAAGCGGTAGCCATCGAAACGCGAGAGTCCATCTTCCGTACAGAACCACATAAAGCCTCGCGAGTCGCGAACGATACGGCTGATTTTATTGCTGACCAATCCTTCGGCGGTGGTGTAAACCCTGATAGGTAATTGTTCGGCGCGGGTTTCAATGACAAGCAACAACAGTAAACCGATTAGCAAAATGAAAAAGCGGTAACCGACTGTTTTCTCTCTGGTTCTCAAACTTTTCCGTACCTCAACAATTATTATCGAGTTTAGCAGAATATGATAATGCAACGATTCTAAAGGTAACTGTGCGGGGATTCAATTGACCGCCTTACGAATAAAAAATCCGCACTTTGTTATTAACGTCATCACCGTAAGCCGGGTGATTTAACATCAATACTTCAAACAATCGAAATCGCCCTCATCATCTTTCCCCTCAATATAGCAATAGACAATTCACCGGTCTGTATCTGTTCAGATGAAGATTATTTTTTGTTTTGTGGCGTATCGGCTGAATTTATTGAATGCAAACGGACACCCTGGAAAGTGACGTTGCATTCTCTGCTTTTCATTCCTGAAATCTCTTGCTACCTTTTGTCAGTACAGATTCAAATCGGTCGTCGCTGGGGCGACAATTGAATCCCATTTTCGGAGCGCTTTGAATGAAGTTATCGACGCTGATCGGGCAGACGCTCGACGAAAAATATTTTATTGATAAACAGCTTGGCAAAGGCGGTATGGGCGCGGTGTTTCTCGCTACCCACATCGGCACAGGTCGTCCGGTCGCCGTCAAAGTCATTGCGCCGCAGTTTATGACCAACGATGAATTCGTCGAACGGTTTAAACGTGAAGCCAAAGCCGCAGGTCGTTTGCGTCATCCCAATGTGGTCAATGTTACCGATTTCGGGTTCGCTTCGCTTTCTGCAAATCGCCTGGCTTATCTGGTGATGGAATATTTAGATGGCTGTTCGCTCGGCGATATTCTCGCAGAAGAGCGCCGCTTGCCGGTTGAATGGGTGGTCGATATTTTGGAACAGGTCTGTTCGGCAGTTGACGAAGCGCATAAACAGGGCATCGTCCATCGCGATTTGAAACCCGATAACATCTGGCTTGAACCCAATCGTCGTGGCGGGTATACGATTAAGGTTCTGGATTTCGGGCTGGCGAAACTTGGCGACCCGACATCTCCCGACACCGCATCGCAAACGAACGCGGGCGAATCTCTCTCCGCCAATTCTCTGCCACCGCAAACCGGAC
This genomic window from Acidobacteriota bacterium contains:
- a CDS encoding two-component regulator propeller domain-containing protein; the protein is MRTREKTVGYRFFILLIGLLLLLVIETRAEQLPIRVYTTAEGLVSNKISRIVRDSRGFMWFCTEDGLSRFDGYRFTNYTTQQGLPINWVDDFLETREGVFLVATGAGLCLFDPQGVPLPQEKITDFANTRPMFSVYRPNVDERAATIKVLYEDPAGRIWCGTRRGLYRIEISNRQLTFRPIDLGIRSSDPEDHRIRGILADQAGTLWIASRNHIFRLFADGRTETLIGNGYLSIQNSMAITIDSQQHIWAGARSGLWQISQTSASTSSPVIKHFGVTDGIACAPLNAVFTGQDGRLWTGADCGVYEFLKGEKRFRKWLGSENLRDLRVWSFNEDRSGNLWIGTAHGAVQLAHNGFTTYTEADGLGFRDVHFISETHSGEIGVCTLLNSQTMFFDKFDGRRFVSRQVKPRPYGVSSFEYLRQLPFQDHQGEWWWPTLNGLYRFAKTARLEELFNTPPIAHYTVKDGLPVNYLVSAYEDKSGDLWIAIGGKTQIARWQRTSGKFQIFSEADGLPAGNFPVTMREDHAGNLWVGFVLGGIARYANGRFTSFTAADGLPSGEIRQLLSDSQGRLWVVGTESGLSKIENPSADILQITRYTTANGLASDTVLCLAEDRPNQFYVATNRGLNYINFDTGNVKRFTSSDGLANDQVNMIYRDRSGAFWFGTSTGVSRLLPQSPSAQTVPPIFINEIKVFGEVRRISEIGETAMSGLELAPNRNQLEIGFGSLTFAAGDLVQYQYKLEGANNDWQPLTTQRTVNYASLKPGDYRFLVRAINSDGLVSPTPATIEFRVLSPVWQRWWFLTLAALMLGLLIYTLIRYRVNRLLELERVRTRIAADLHDDIGANLTRIAILSEVANAQLSPGARALENPLSAIAHISRESVSSMSDIVWAINPRKDSLFDLIGRMRRLAEDLLPSRGIACNFQAPESEANIKLGSEIRRDLFLIFKEALNNAVRHSACQRININFRSERHQFVLILEDDGRGFAINESSDGHGLINMRRRAESLGGNLHIASTCGKGTTITLTIPR